A stretch of the Papaver somniferum cultivar HN1 chromosome 6, ASM357369v1, whole genome shotgun sequence genome encodes the following:
- the LOC113285755 gene encoding 15.4 kDa class V heat shock protein-like gives MEFTFQESPWSRLFLNTPFLFPSSLFTPDNYVHWTQTLESHIYTANLPGVRKEEIKVEVEDSKYLIIRTEEINEETKPAVSFMRKFRLPGMIDIGSISAAYEDGVLTATVPRTSARRLLHIHLSDLPGRHEILAAAA, from the exons ATGGAGTTTACATTTCAAGAATCACCATGGTCACGCTTATTCTTGAATACACCATTTctctttccatcttctctcttcACCCCTGATAACTATGTTCACTGGACACAAACTCTAGAATCTCATATCTACACAGCCAACCTTCCTG GTGTaaggaaagaagaaattaaaGTAGAAGTAGAAGATTCAAAATATTTGATAATAAGAACAGAAGAAATAAATGAAGAAACAAAACCAGCAGTAAGTTTCATGAGAAAATTCAGACTTCCTGGTATGATTGATATTGGTTCAATTTCAGCTGCTTATGAAGATGGGGTATTAACTGCTACAGTTCCAAGAACTTCTGCAAGGAGACTTTTACATATCCATCTTTCTGATTTACCAGGCAGACATGAAATTCTTGCCGCTGCAGCTTAA